The following nucleotide sequence is from Branchiostoma lanceolatum isolate klBraLanc5 chromosome 18, klBraLanc5.hap2, whole genome shotgun sequence.
ATGTTTGTTGCTGACTCATTGACATTAAACCGACCACCAACTGCTGCATAAAGTTTGTCCAGTTTATttgttcactcactcactatccacTATGATGGGGAACGTCTTCTGTACATCCTACAAGACAAGACAGGACTTAGATAATTGAAGCGTatgcaatgcatacatgtatatacaatattTGCTGGTGTAATCTAAATCTAGGAGTGTTAGTTTTGCATTAATAAAGGAGGGGGGAGCAAACCCAAGCCGAGCTATTCAGAAGACTTTCTTTGCCCAGCACTTATGAAGGGGACTTGAATACACACTACTTCCAGTGGACTACCTTACCGTAGTGTGCGTTACCAAAGGGCTGTAggaatagatgtacatgtacacttaaaGGTATGCTGGTAAGAATTTTAACAATCGTATCTTCTAGTCCCTACAAGACTAACTACatcagctatagggagaatatttgtcagggacgtttggccaccatagggtaaGCGAATTATTGACCTTACTGTGGACTGACTACTGGCCAAATTTTTTTTCCGAATTCTATGATTCGGACGCCTGTAGGAAGGTCTGGCAGAggctacatgaacatgtactaGGTATCTATAGATatacgttttcgatatagtatatatatatagaaaattGGAGAAAAATCAAGAAGCACTTAGCAAAATCTATGTACATTAATTCTTGCATAAacagttcttgtttttcttatgcGACGAAAGCTAATGTAGCTAGtttattaaacaacagtttTCAGCATACATCACACCCCCCTCGCATTTTTTATGATACAACTGTAGTGAGATATATTGACGTTCATGTTAAACTTTACACAACATACTCAACAAGCAGGCCTTATCTGAAGCACAGATCGCATTGATTGATATTAATAACCCTTTATCAAACGGGTTCGGGGGTTCGGGTCCGCCTTTATTCAACACTTGTTTTGACGGTTCACACCTACGAAAATCACCAAGAAAAGTGGGCGAGTTTTAGCATAGTGCAACCTTATGGTTTGCCGTAGCCTCTTTCGTGTGTTCGGCACACTTTTGGAAGCCGTCCGTCGGAAGACTTCGCTGTCATTCTAATGGTTTGTTGCACTGCTGGTGACCACTGATTATATACTCCGTCTACAAAAGGGGGTGAGTATGTTGCCAGTTTTTCTCTTtataggtgtgtgtgtggaaataTGTAATAGTAGTAACAATTGATGCCATACGGGTTTTAGAAGTATACTTATGATCCAGGGAATACTGTTAAAACTTTGTTACGTTTGGACAGAGGAAAAAATGGATATTTGGCTGAGGATTGTACGTTTACGAGCTATAAATAGGAAAAGCCcaaacaattacatgtaagtgcatAATGTTAAGCTTTCAGACAGACATTATCCAACTAAAAAAACTGACATCCTCCACATTAACGTTAGATTTCATGGCAGTTTTATATAATCTAGATTTACCAACCGATAACTAAGAAGGGCATGCATATAAGTACATGATATATGACGTCAGGTACCCAGCAACGTAAGAACTAATGTACACGGGGACAAGGTGAGTAAATATTTACCGTCATGACTGTATGTGTGGAGGGGCATAACAGTGTCCTACATACAAGCTTTGTCACATTTCATAAAATGTATGCATATTTTGATAAACGCGTTGGGGTGTCTATTTGTTTTTTCTTAGATACGTATAAAGTGGTACCTCTTTTCGGTCAAAACATTTACTCTCACTTGTATTGGTAACTAATTAATGATGGAGAAGGGACTTTGGTCAGAGGAACAACATTATATGAGACTACCGCATGTTTAACGAGTAGGAAACAATAAATTGTGTACACTTGATTTTAGCCACTTTTGTGTAAATCAACCGAATCTTGTTTAGCCAGGTTATGCGCCAATATATTTTGGCCGTttggtgtgatataaccagctgctgccgcgccacgtgcctgcgaagctgatgtgttacgccgaagggcggttataccggctatatagatgcagatacaaATACTACAATATAGCAGGCAGCAATGAATTGGCCACAAGTCGTTTTAGCCACTTTCGTATAAATCAACCGAATCATCCGTAGCCAAATTTCATCGTTCAGAATTTTGTTTTTGGAGGCTTTCCTGTCAGCAGCAATGGAATCATGTTGTTTTCTGTAGCTCCGATGGAGGGAGAAACTACAGACGCAGTGATAGAGGTTGGAGATGGTCAGACGAACAATGCTTTTGAGGCGGACGATACCAACAAGCGAGAGGGGAGCGGTGTTCTGAAAAGGAACGGTTCAAGAGTCAATAGGTGAGACAATATTTAAGTGAATTAACAGACATGGGTAtgtaatcatattttgtaatgaTTTAAGCAAATAGCCCATACGTATACGTAatgtatacaaatatatgtgtGCTAGAGAACGCAATGTTTGTAATATTAAAAAGATACACTGCAAGCGGTGCTGTTAACAAGTGACCACCACAATTGATGGCGTTTCAGCACTATGAATTACTAATTTGTGATTGTGAATGAAGTATCTTCCTTTTAATTTGAAAAGTGACTCTGTCTTCTTTTATAGTCAAAAAGCCCCCTCAGATGAAGTCGAGATGCAACCGCAAAGAGGTGTGCAGAAGGATGATACCGGTAATGTCGAGTCTCTCATTATTTTATTAGACCTTGAAACGTCAATGGACCGGAACGGTTGTTATGTCTTAGAAATTTGTTTTTGTCCCACGTCTTTCATTGTGAAATTGATTTGTTAAAAAAGTTACTGTTTGACGATATTGTAAAACAATCTCTCATTACTACCTTGATAATTACGACAGTTATAAAGGAAGAAACCTTgcataaaggtagtcccatagccttttagaGACCGTAGGGGCAGTGTTTTATTTGGTACCCACTGTATCTAGGGCACTTTATTGAAAGGCGGAGCCCAAACCTCCCCTTTTCACACATGGGTtcagtgaggaaagtcgtgttaagtgcatttcccaaggccacaatatcggtggcatgtcaggggatgcGGACCCCAAGAGCCTCTGGGTTTTGCCTTTTGGGTCAAAGACCCTTACCGTgacgccaacacgacgccacacaaTCTTTGCTAGTAGCTACATATATCTGTGACGGCAGCCATGTTATCCCCAGACCACGCACGCGGGTTACCACCAGGCCCTCCACttgactgtctgtctgtatgtatactgatgtagtagaccttacgaaagtccctgtacttttgttgtatcaATACGGATTTCCCATCTAATGTGTAACCCCAGACCACGCGGGTTCCCACCAGGCCCTCCACTTGGCGCTCCTGCGGGATGACGAGAAACTGGCGCTGGAGATTCTGGACCAACACGTGGACTGCGCCAACATGGTCTGCTGCGACACGAACCACGATGGTAATGCGTTGTTGTTTGTCCACTCTAAGTGTATTATCCCGAAAAAAAGATTTGCATACTCAACAATATCACgtatacatgaaaaagggaaggATTTGAAAATATACACGTTGAATGATAATGAAATACTATTACAAGTGTCTATGCTCTGATGTAAGTCAACTATTCGCGGAGGTTACTACTTCACCTCCAAGATTATAAATTGAAGCATTGTATTGGCTTGTGTTTCTGTCTTtccctgtgtctgtctgtatgtctgtctgtctctccctctgtgtatgtgtgtgtgtgtgtgtgtgtgtgtgtgtgtgtatgtgcgcgcgcgcgcgtgtgtgtgtgtgtgtgtttccggaccacagTTTCTGTATATTCAACCAGAGGTCGCTTACTACGAAGGGGgcgaagtctgctatctctgattgccttcttTAGATTCAAGTTGAGATCACATACAACACAATTTTCAGTGCTTTGAGCATGTTTTGATCTATTTTTACAGGAGAGTCCCCGCTACACCTGTCTATTTTCAACGGAAACTTCCGGCTGGTCCGTGAGCTTGTGGGCCGGGGAGCGGACCCGAACGCGCGGTGTACCGGCACGAACTTCTCACAGGCACACGGGAGGGAGGGGGACGTGCTGTTCTACTACGGTTAGGGACACACTGGCCACTGCTTAAATCCAAGTAACCTAACGTTGTgataatggaggaaataaagtatccaagtgcAGCAGATTTTATACTATAATATGATGATAGATATAACTAGTATATGTAATCTAAATTTGTTTCCTGTTTTATCACaaacatacaatatacagtataaGATTAAGTAAGTATACCATAAGGTAGGAAAATGATAACGGAAAATGAGACAAAGGATGAACAGGAACAAGGTgaagtttgtctcaaaatttcattttgcagGAGAGTACGCCCTTTCACTGGCTGCCCGTCTCGGAATGGAGCACATTTTCCGGTACCTGGTGGAAAATGGCGCTGATTTGGACAACCAGGACTCAAAAGGTAGTATTGCAGATCTTGAGAAATTGTCCAATGCACTGTTCGTCATTATTGTTCGTCACCAGTGTACCCGAACCATGAAgtcttcttttgttctctttgttcATCTGGCCATGGTACACGAGCAGTTCCAAGACTAATCTAATATTTCTCAAACCGTTGAGTCACACGGCTATTGGGCGCAGTACATATTCTATGAATATGACTGTATAGATAGCCCAAATATGTATTCATAGGTAGCGCAGTTCCTAGATAGAAATAACCGAAAAGAATACACAGgttgataaaacaaaaactCTGAGCCTGATTGGCGTATTTTTGCTACAATCAGGCAACACCGTTCTGCACGTACTGGCCACCATGGACCACCCTGACGCGGCCTGCTCCATGACCAGGCTGATGCTGAACAAACTTAGATATTAATGTGCTTTTTGTTACTGCTATGATGTAGGCAACACCGTTCTGCACGTGCTGGCCACCATGGACCACCCTGACGCGGCCTGCTCCATGACCAGGCTGATGCTGAACAAACTTAGATATTAATGTGCTTTTTGTTACTGCTATGATGTAGGCAACACCGTTCTGCACGTGCTGGCCACCATGGACCACCCTGACGCGGCCTGCTCCATGGCCCGCCTGGTGCTGAAACTGGTGGAGGAGCAACTGGAAACTCTCAAGGCGCAGTACGACAACCAGCAACTCAGCCAGGTACtacctagctacatgtattacgcTTAGTATGAGATGTTTTTCTGCATTCGAACGTCTCaaatcaaaaatcaatttttttgtaatgacTGGATGGTGATCATAAAAAATCACTATGTTATTTCATTATCTTCTGCAGACACCTCTACCGTACAAATCACTATATCTGACTGTTATCCCCACAAGACTAAGTACGTTGGCTCTAGGGACAATatttgtggcgtcgtgtggcgcaactgtagagcacgcggctgtcaaacaatgggtcccgggatctaatcccaggtgcgcccagagacatgtccgaacttgcgccccgacgttgtgcccttgggaaaggcgcttaacacgactttcctcacttcactcaggtgtaaatgagtacctagctcatctagggttagggacgtccctcggataggacgttaaatggaggtcccgtgtttggggagagcaacaccccgcgcacgttaaagaacccaccacacctttcgaaaaagagtaggggcatgccccggtgtgcgatggtccaaatcttacagtccggtctgggatgacatcttgaaaaggtgatagttcacctgttatttcaatccttccacaaaatgtggtaaatcaaaataaataaataaataaaatatttgccaggagagtttggtCACCATACATTCTATTTGCCGGTGCAGAAATGTTTACCTTCCCGCGGTCAGACTCTCCATGACCAATAAGtcctttttatcaaatgcaaACCCTTCGATTCATTGTATATTATGAAGGTCTGGTTGAGGATAATCTGACTGCATTTCAGCTGCAATTACCGTTGCTTTTTTCTTATTCGTTCTAGAATGGTTAGCGTAATAATAAGAAATCTTTTTATTTGTCTATTCAGGAGGAGCTTGTCCAGATAAGGGAGAACCTGGATCTGGAGAAGATCACCAACAACGCGGGGTTTACTCCGGTCAAGCTGGCAGCAGATAGCGGCAATCTGGAGGTAAGCATCCAAGTACAAAGTAAGTCTATGGGTCAAAATATTCACACTGTCATTGCTTCTCATGTTCACTTTTCTTACCATGGcgtttgtttttaaacaaatgaatTTGCGTTAACTTTTGCTTTAGGCAAAACTGACCGTTTTCCTCTTGATTTGCAAATATTTCAGGTCCTCCTGAAACAGAGCCATACGCAGCACGTCCCATGCATGGAAGTACAGCCCTGCTCTCAAGTGTCTGATTAACCATGTGTTGTTGATCTCCAGATGTTCCAGGTGCTCCTGGACCACAGCCGTAAGCACCACATCCTGCCGGATAGTACAGCCCCGTGTCCGAGTGTCTGTGTAAACGTGTATTGTCTATCCACAGATGTTCCAGGTACTCCTGGACCCTCAGCGTAAGCACCACGTGCTGTAGAAGTACGGCCCTGTGTCCGAGTGTCTGAATAACCGTTTATCCTCTATCCATCCATAGATGTTCTAGGTACTGCTAGACCCCAGCCGTAAGCAGCACGTCCTGTGGAAGTACAGTCCTCTGTCCGAATGTCTGAATAATCGTGTATCCACTTGTCCATCCACAGATGTTCCATGTCCTCCTGGACCCTCAGCGTAAGCACGTGCTGTGGTTGTAAAGCCCTGCCCACAATAACTATGATTGTGTTGTTGATCTTCAGATGTTCCAGGTACTGCTTGACCCCAGCCGCAAGCACCACGTCCTGTGGAAGTACGGTCCCGTGTCCGAGTGTCTGTACGACCTGACCGACATCGACAGTCTTCAGCACAGAGCGTGTAGTAATCTACTGGAGATCGTGGTCTACAGCAACGTACGCCAGCTCTACACTAACATCGAGGTAAAAATCCGTTAACActtaatcatcatcatgtcgggcgggttgctaTGTCAGGTTTGTAAGTCACTATATAAAAATGCTATTTgtgcacaaccaagtgatttattcaacgacgtttcggtgaccgtctgtcaccttcctcagagccgCATCCGTAAGAAGCGACAACTATAGCTGcaatgcaaagtgaaccagtcagaatcacCCAAAGCTTTCAAAGGTGAAGAGGACGCTCATGGCGTATGCTCACGGCGTCAAAAATTGTTACAGGGTCCCGCGTTAATTTTcaagtccgagttaaaattaTTCGGGGTCCCGACCGGGCCCAAAAAGCACAGCAGCCGCAGGGTgacccacggggccacgtaggggtcacgcacAAAGGTGAAATAAAACAGCCCTTCAACTACGCGGCGGGGCCCGTTTGACCCAAGCATAACCTATTGCTATCATGACGTTGGGACTTTCAACCTAACATTCGTAATCGTTGCCCTTCCAGGCTGCACGAATGGTCCAAGCCACGCCTATAAAACAGCTGCTCAACAAGAAGTGGACGAGTTTCGTGCGGGGCTGGTTCCTGGCCTTCGCGCTGGCTTACCTTGTTCACATCATCGTGTTCACCATCTGCTGCTGGTACAGGCCACTGCGGACTGTGGTAAAGGTGGTCAGCGACGGGACCAACAACGTCACCGTCACAGTGGTGGAGAAAGTACCCGTCTTTGTAAGTTTTATCCGTGTTATTACTCTACCAAGTATAAATATATCATAAAAGTTATATTATGGTTATAGGTACTAGGTGCTAGGAGTTCATAGATTAAtgacattcatcatcatcatccaccgTGCTCATCatctaaagattttttttagaatacaTACAGACGTATAATTCCAATATgccgatgaaggttaggcatccatgtaataagatacactAGGTaccagctactcaagcaactggatacattttggaATACCGTTAGTCAGTGACTGAAGTAAAGGTCTGAGGTTCACCAGGTTTGAAATGATAGATATTTATCTTGCGTATACTTCCAAAATGTTGTTGTCCTTTAAtttaaaagacattttcatAGCATAGATGAGACCAACATTTTTCTACGCTATTTTCATGACTGATTAGATAATGTTAAAGCAGATCTCTCGGGCTGAAGTGCAACCATTTCTCTTTTCAGGAGTCGTACGACACACCGTGGCACCAGGCGCGACTTGGCGGGGAGATGTTCACACTGCTGGTCGTACTGGTCATCCTCTGGTGCGAGGTAAGTAGGCGTTGTCAAGCATTGCATAGACTTTGATATAGATTAAGTATTTTTTATAGTTTCCTTATCATTCTTCTCTCTGCAACGTAGGATACTAGGTATTCTGGACATCATAATATTCTTCATAGTAACTGCAATTGGCCTAATATCGCCATCATTAAAATGATGCAGTAGAGAGGTCAACCACAACCAAAAGGATTTCCCATCAGCCGACACGTTCTGATATGATTGTGCTTTATAAACAAAGGGGGCACCTAAGTGTTATGGCTGGCTTATATCGATCTCTTATCCGTTGTTGTAGATATCTGACATGATCCATGTGAGACCAGAAGCTTGTGGGATCCTCAACGGAGTCGGCAACGGACCTTTTCGTTTCCTGAGGTACTATACAAGATATGTTATATATCCTTCCTACTACTTCTACAAGCTAGACTTGAAATATGTCAAGATTTCAACTGCTAAATCCTGCCGCTAAATGTCTCTTATCGGTTCCCGAACGATTTACTATGACCATTTTGATTCATATGGTAGTTAAATCAAATGGGTGCTAGTATCAAACTATCATTCATATCAAAATTGTGTACAGAAAGCCATCTTGCTACCAATAGTCCAAAGCCTTTGATGCTAACGTTAGATTTCAACTTAAATTTATCATCATATCACAGTGTCCGTTTTACACCTAGTCCCTTCAAGCTTTCAGTACAaagaaaataagagaaaaatGTACGATTTTTCATCTATTCCAGCCTGCTATACAGTTGCGCTGTGCTGATCCTGTTGGTGTTCCGGCTGACTGACCACCCTCGGGAGGATGTGGTCATGTCGCTGGCACTGGTGTTCGGCTGGATGTTACTGTTGTACTTCTCACGGGGAAGCGAGGCTCTGGGGCCATTCACAGTCATTATCCAACAGGTAAGTATTGCGTAAATGTAATGTGATGTAATGTAAAGTAGAAGTGGTTGTGgtgttgtccttggtgctgatattgGGCTGGATGTTTCTGTTGTACTGCGTACGAGGAAACAACACTTTCCGGCGCCGCTTTATGTCATTATTCAACACGTAGACGTAACTGGAAACTTAGATTCATATAACACAGACATTCACCTGACCGAAATGTTGTTAGCTCGACAGTTACCTTCCTTCTGTCCTGAATCGAATAACAggttattttatctattttatctCTAGATCCTGGCAGGAGACATCGTTCGCTTCTTCGCCGTCTACCTTATCTGCTTGCTAGGATACACGGCAGGTAGGTGATCACATTCATCGATGAGTATCTTTATGTACTCCGGTGATCTATTGACAGCTTCATGTTTTATATACAGCTGTATAATTCTTTATGTTTTCCATATTTCATCGGACCAATATCTGTGATAGAGGTAGATCGTTAACGCATGTGAACGCTGTTTTCCACCAGTGTCTGAATTAAATCTTGAGTTATTGAAATGTTGAATTTAGATCTTTAAGATCGTTATGAACAATAATGGGACCTATTAGCATTCCTGGTCCATTTTTGCCAGCATGCTAAGACAATTGTTCGatctctttttttgtgtgtgtagccTTCTACATCACGTTTGAGCAGGCTGAAGAGTACCTGGAACAGTTCCGAGACTTCGAGCACACGATGCTGACCCTGTTCAAACTCACGCTGGGCGTGGAGGACGTCACGGTGCTGGACAAGGCCCCCAACCCCGCCATGGCGGTCGCCTTGTTCGTCAGCTTCCTCATCTTCTCGTTCCTTCTGATGACGAACCTGCTCATCGGCATGATGGGAGAGACGCTGTCCAGGGTCTCCGAGGAGAAGAGGGATCTCTGGAAGCTGCAGGTTCGTAGGCTTTATTCACTAGTATTGGTCAAATGAGGAAATGTGTATTGAGAGTTGGGTTCTTTCATGTTGATCAGGATGGTGTGAGGGTGTCGTAGGAGAAAAGATGCCACTAGAAGCTGCAGGTAATAAGGACGTGATCATTGTACTTTGACGCTGATGaggaaaagatagaaaaaaatgagctgggttctttaacgtggaATTGGGATGGAGGGAGAGACGCAAGGGTGTCGTAGGAGAAACGGAACCTGTGGAGGCTGCAAATATATGGGGTCATTAGCTGTAGCGGTAGTGAGGGAAAGGTAATATAGATaaagataagtgtgttgggttctgaAACGTCCATCGGTATGATGGGAAAGACGCTGTCAAGGGTTTCGGATGAAAAAAGAGACCTCTCGAATCCGCAGGTATGTAGGAATCAGTGAATGAATATACGGCAAATTTAGTGTCTGTGAGATAACAGTTTTGCAACAAGCCATTCAACAAATCTGTAATTCGTTTTATCAATGTTTGACCAATAGTATATTCTATCCATCTTAAAGCGTGCCTGCCTGATCCTCCTCTTCGAGCGGCGGCTGCCCAGCTGCCTGCGGCGGCCGGCGGGGGAGTACGTGGACGTGCCCGGGTTCGACCCCAACACAAGATACCTCCGGTTAGAGCTCTTACATTCATCTGGTGTAAGATGGACCAAATCAAGTCCAACAAGACACAagatatacacaaacacacggtTGAAAAGTTTATTGTCAAGTTTGATCTTGGATAGCGTATTTGAAGATAATGATAACTTaggtaatttgaaaaaaaagtcgtAATAGTACATTAGTTAATatttcgtcatcatcatcatcgtcatcatcatcaacatcatcatcgccgctttcatctgtTGACGATGCGGGCCACTATTGCATCTATATTCGGAAATATCATTAATACATCTAATCATTCAGAATGAAGGCTGTCAACTTCTTCCAAGCCATTTTGTGTTTCTGTTGATGTTCTGTTGATGTGACGCCCTATTTGACGCCACATATCAACTGACCGTCTACTTAGTGTAGTATATATTAGTGTAGCATATAATGCAATAATATACATAATTACACCCATTGTAAATAAGCAAATGATGTGGTACCAGTATTAATCAAACAATCCATGAATCCATATTTCTATCATATATCTATTTTTCCGTTATTCCATGTTTCAGGGTGAAGATTCTGGGCGAGCTGGAGGCTCGCAGCGAGGTGAAGTTTAAGCGGGCCCCGGCAAGACAGCGCCCGTCGTTCGCCCGGTCCGCGGCCGGCTCCACCAAGTCCGCCAAGATGCGCGCCATGGTCGACTACTGGCGCAAACAGACTACCAGTCTATAAAATAAACACTTATTGACTACCACCAGAACTAGAACAAATAGACTCAAGAACAGTCCAATCCTTTATATGACCCGTCTTTTAAATGAACAACGATATCTAAACTTACGTATACAGAACAGTTCCGTTTTCCCATTCTTTACATTCTGTACATTTTAACTGTTGCGAAGAAGTCGTGGCTTCACACATTAATGTAGACCTATGCTGATCTAACCAGTTGTCTTAAGTGTGCGTAATTGTCCTTCATAGTCATAATATGTATATCGTGTAAATACGTAATGCTACAACGTAGgttggtactgaaaatattATTGTTTCACGGTTGATTAAGAGACATAACCAACAATTATAATAATCACAGTTTCTGTAGCAACTAAGCAAATGGATGAATCATGAATTATAACTATTGTTTCACGGTTGATTAAGAGACATAACCAACAATTACTAGTATAATAATTACAGTTTCTGTAGCAACTAAGCAAATGGGTGAATCATgaataatatacatatatgtactatTAGTTTAGAAAGGCAAACTCCTCGTACTGAACGTTTCATACCCTAATCAACTCTTGTGCTCTGGATGTAATTGCATTGGCGCTTTCGTTTTCCATCAGAGACAACCCTTTTGAAACTAAAAAGGCTTTTCGATTATGCATCAACATATAGATAGGTCTACGTGTGTTTTGACGAGTATCTCTACCCAATGCTAACTCAAACGACCTTCATGCCACTGTGTGACATACTGACGCCCATGGTTGTTATTTGATTAGTGCCATCTTTTTATAAGCTAAAATCTCCTGCATTTTCACAACATTAGTTCTTGCGCTAAAACAaaagtagctaattgaactattagcatacaacctcgTCTTGACTTACTCTTCTATTGAGGATCAATACATCATGAATTGTCTAAACCTCATTAAGattatctattcagagttttggtataaaacctggttctcgagttctttccttagtcactgacgaaagatagcggatgctgtctaaaacgtctatttcaaaaaaaattatctagTTGCTTTTAtcaactgtcatttggcgtatgaAGGCTTATTAGTTTTCAGCTTTGCATCAACAGAAACCTACGTGTTATTTGACGAGCACTCCTACCTCGTGACCTTCGCGCCTTTGTACGACATACTTGGCAACTTTACTGGGTCGCCGCGACGTCACATATCGGGTTTAGGCGCCAGTCACGTGACCAGACTCAGTAGATTCTGTCTGACTTCGTCCGCGAAGGATCGTGTTTTGCGTGGAACTCGGAGGATTGCCTGCTTATGGTAAGGATTATGTActgtttccttttgtttttgCATAATTAGACTGTTGAGAATCAGAATGTATTACTAGATTTTAAGTATGCATAGAAATTTCCAAATTCATATAggtgtaatgatatttgatagatGGAAATATTATTTCCTCTCCATTGCGTCAGACGCTCAAACTAGCACCCTGGCCAGTTGTTAAGACAATGATAGTCTGTTTTGGTTGGTGACATGACACAGAATGtggagaaagaaacaaaaaggacATCCTGCTGGTATATGGTTTTGTGAATGTATTTTAAGCTGTCTAGACCAACCGGCTGGTGGCGCATTTAGTAAGCGACAGTCGGTCACTCGCAGTCATCGGCCCAAATTCTAGATCAAGGATAACTGCGCTTTTCCCAGCATTATATAGATCGCTGTGACCTAGTTCCAATGCGGCTGAGTCAGTGACTGGTGGTTCAGAACTACCAGGTCTCCGGGTCACTTTTGTGTAGTGTTTTGTGTACATCTATAGTGACAGTACTTTTTAGTGATACAATTATTTTCTTCCAGTTACTTAGGCGTctttgaccctgttcacactcaTCAAAATCTATGTGAATCAATTCAAATCTAATATCTATCTAATTCCAGTAGCTATCAATTTGGTTGCGTTAGATTCACTTTAAGTGCTAATTAGAATTGAGCCGTATGGATTTTGCCAGAGGAATATATCGAACTTGAACAGCCCAATCATATTGATCCAATCCACCTAAGCAGCGTTTCGTCGTTGTTAACGCAACCGGATTTATAGC
It contains:
- the LOC136424589 gene encoding transient receptor potential cation channel subfamily V member 6-like; this encodes MEGETTDAVIEVGDGQTNNAFEADDTNKREGSGVLKRNGSRVNSQKAPSDEVEMQPQRGVQKDDTDHAGSHQALHLALLRDDEKLALEILDQHVDCANMVCCDTNHDGESPLHLSIFNGNFRLVRELVGRGADPNARCTGTNFSQAHGREGDVLFYYGEYALSLAARLGMEHIFRYLVENGADLDNQDSKGNTVLHVLATMDHPDAACSMTRLMLNKLRY
- the LOC136424591 gene encoding transient receptor potential cation channel subfamily V member 6-like, whose translation is MDHPDAACSMARLVLKLVEEQLETLKAQYDNQQLSQEELVQIRENLDLEKITNNAGFTPVKLAADSGNLEMFQVLLDPSRKHHVLWKYGPVSECLYDLTDIDSLQHRACSNLLEIVVYSNVRQLYTNIEAARMVQATPIKQLLNKKWTSFVRGWFLAFALAYLVHIIVFTICCWYRPLRTVVKVVSDGTNNVTVTVVEKVPVFESYDTPWHQARLGGEMFTLLVVLVILWCEISDMIHVRPEACGILNGVGNGPFRFLRYYTRYVIYPSYYFYKLDLKYVKISTAKSCR
- the LOC136424448 gene encoding transient receptor potential cation channel subfamily V member 5-like; its protein translation is MSLALVFGWMLLLYFSRGSEALGPFTVIIQQILAGDIVRFFAVYLICLLGYTAAFYITFEQAEEYLEQFRDFEHTMLTLFKLTLGVEDVTVLDKAPNPAMAVALFVSFLIFSFLLMTNLLIGMMGETLSRVSEEKRDLWKLQRACLILLFERRLPSCLRRPAGEYVDVPGFDPNTRYLRVKILGELEARSEVKFKRAPARQRPSFARSAAGSTKSAKMRAMVDYWRKQTTSL